Part of the Halodesulfovibrio aestuarii DSM 17919 = ATCC 29578 genome, AGAAGGTTGCGGTAACTCCATTCTGATTAAACTCAACCAGATTGGTACCCTTACTGAAACTCTCGACACCATCGAAATGGCAAAAGGTGCTGCTTACTCAACCGTTATTTCTCACCGCTCCGGTGAAACTGAAGACAGCTTTATTGCAGACCTCGCAGTGGCAGTGAACTCCGGCCAGATCAAAACCGGTTCTCTTTCCCGCTCCGACCGTCTCGCTAAATACAACCAGCTCCTTCGTATCGAAGAAGACCTCGACGACGACGGCATCTTCTTCGGTCCATTCATGGCAGCCCACTTCGGCCTCAGCGACTAATCGTCGCTCCGAACAGCACAGCATTAAAGCCGGAACGCATAGCGTTCCGGCTTTTTTTGTTTACCTCCGACGGGCAAAGGTTCTGGCCTGCCCCTCTTGCCCCATTACAGTTTATTCTGGAACGGGGCACATGAAAGGTAGTGGAACATAAACCACAAGATCACATAAAAAACATATATAAATTAACCCACGTGACAACCATGCTACACTCTCTTGGAATTGCAGATAAGCAGGAGAAATTCATGCGTAAAAAAATAGTCGAGGGCGTTTCATGGGTCGGAAAAATAGACTGGGAAATCCGCACTACACACGGAATAGAGTATTCCACGCACAAAGGAACATCATACAATGCGTACCTCATTGAAGATAAGAAAACAGCTTTAGTGGATACTGTATGGGAACCCTATGCAAAGGAGTTTGTCGACAACCTCAAGCTTGAAATAGACTTAGAGCAGATAGATTACATCATCTGCAATCACGCAGAACCAGACCATAGCGGCGCGTTACCGGCCTTGATGGAATGTATCCCCGACACACCTATTTACTGCACCAAACAGGCTACCATGTCGCTTCCGGGGCACTATCACCAAAATTGGGATTTTCGTCCTGTCAACACTGGCGACACTCTAAGCCTCGGACAGAACACACTCACCTTTCATCCCATTCCCATGGTGCACTGGCCGGATTCAATGATGACACACCTTTCCGGTAAAAACATTCTCTTCTCCAACGACGCCTTTGGACAACACTACGCTCATGAACTGCTTTTCAATGACCTGGCAGACCAATGCACTCTATATGAAGAGGCAATCAAGTACTTTGCGAATATCCTTACCCCGTTCAGCTCCATTATAAAAAGCCGCATTGAAGACTTCCTTGCAACCTCACTCCCCGTTGAGCTGATTGCAACAAGCCATGGTATACTCTGGCACAAAAATCCGGAGCAGATTATCGAACAGTATCTGCAATGGTGTGATGCGTATCAGGAAGACCAGATCACGATTATTTATGATTCAATGTACAATTCGACAAAAGTAATCGCAGAAACTATTGCGCACGGAATTTTACAGCACAGTCCTGCAACACGAGTAAAACTTTTTCATGCAGGTAAAGCGGATAAAAACGATATAATTACAGAAGTATTCCGTTCTAAAGCCGTGCTGCTAGGCTCGCCAACATTCAACAAAGGGCCTCTATCAAGCCTGTCTGCACTGATTGAAGATTTTCATGGTTTAAAATTTATGGGTAAAAAAGCAAACGCATTTACGTCGTATGGATGGAGCGGTGAAGCTGCAAAACTGATGCTTGCACAACTTATGGATGCAGGTTTTGAAATTACCGGCGACGGGTTTCGTGTAAACTGGAGAATGGATGCCGAAGAACGCCATGCAGCACTGCAATTCGGAGTCGATTTTGCCGCGGCAACATTCTAAAAAGAACATATTATAAAAAATACGCATTATATAATAAATATAAAACAAAAATCAACAAGTAATAACACACATTGCATAATTGTTACTATATACAACAACTAGTTTATTTGACGACGCGGAGGATTATCATGAAACGATGTCTTATGGTTGCCTGCTTCATCATCTCCCTAAGCTTGTTCACTGCATGTTCATTATTTCAACCTGCCAACATTAAAAAACCTCCGATGACAACGGCCTCCGCACTTTGGCAGTACATAACCATAACAGATCCCTACACAGAATGGGAACAGTTCGACGACACGGCAGGCATGCAGATCGGCGCACCACCCCACGGACCTCGGATTCAGATATATCCCAATAAAATTGCATCGCGCTCAGTATACAAAGCGAATGAGGGTTCCATCATTGTAATGGAAAACTATAATAAAGACGAAAAGACACTCCTTACCATAAATCTCATGCAAAAACGCCCAAACTACGCCCCTTCCGCTGGAAATTGGTTTTGGGCTGCGTATGAACCGGACGGAACGGTCATTGAGGAAGGTAAAATCAAACGATGTGTTGAATGTCACGTAAGCATGGCGTTTGATGATTACACGTTTATTCACCAATGGTGATTACGCATAAACGGAATCCTCTCTCCTACTTTCCGTTAAACCTGCTCTAACCTCCCATCCAGAGCAGTGCAAACTCCGCGTTTGCTGTGGCGTAGGTCGACACAGTAAACAAAAAGGCAGAAGCGTCGATGCATCACGACGCTCCTGCCTTTTTATTTTCATTTTCTATACCTGACAAATGCAGATACAGAACTGCTTGGACAGAGGG contains:
- a CDS encoding MBL fold metallo-hydrolase; protein product: MRKKIVEGVSWVGKIDWEIRTTHGIEYSTHKGTSYNAYLIEDKKTALVDTVWEPYAKEFVDNLKLEIDLEQIDYIICNHAEPDHSGALPALMECIPDTPIYCTKQATMSLPGHYHQNWDFRPVNTGDTLSLGQNTLTFHPIPMVHWPDSMMTHLSGKNILFSNDAFGQHYAHELLFNDLADQCTLYEEAIKYFANILTPFSSIIKSRIEDFLATSLPVELIATSHGILWHKNPEQIIEQYLQWCDAYQEDQITIIYDSMYNSTKVIAETIAHGILQHSPATRVKLFHAGKADKNDIITEVFRSKAVLLGSPTFNKGPLSSLSALIEDFHGLKFMGKKANAFTSYGWSGEAAKLMLAQLMDAGFEITGDGFRVNWRMDAEERHAALQFGVDFAAATF
- a CDS encoding cytochrome P460 family protein, with product MKRCLMVACFIISLSLFTACSLFQPANIKKPPMTTASALWQYITITDPYTEWEQFDDTAGMQIGAPPHGPRIQIYPNKIASRSVYKANEGSIIVMENYNKDEKTLLTINLMQKRPNYAPSAGNWFWAAYEPDGTVIEEGKIKRCVECHVSMAFDDYTFIHQW